The following DNA comes from Maylandia zebra isolate NMK-2024a linkage group LG6, Mzebra_GT3a, whole genome shotgun sequence.
ACTACTCATCTTCCAAATCTCGCCACTGGATCTGTGAGGTGTTGCATCCTAAAATAGCCCGACAGAGTATAAAAAGACCCACGGGGAGGCCGGGCCTTCAGAGGAACTCTTCACTAGAAAGCAAGAGAGCCACACTGAGAACAGACCGACTGATCTTTTTCTAGTTGCTGCATTTGAAAACTTCTGCAGAGACCATGATGAAATACTATCACTGCCCTGCATCCCAGACCTTGGGAATCAAACCTTGCAGCCAGGACATCCCAATCACCTGCAGAGGCGCTGCTTCTCTGAAGCCAATCCGAAGTGTCCACTTCCCCAATGACATCCTTTTCCAGGACTATGTGCGACAGGGCGAGCTAGAAAGGATTGGACGCTTCATCCGAGCCCAGAGAGTGACGCTCGACACCATTTACCACTCCGGTGAGAGCCACGCAAATGAAAGGCTCAGTTACACTAGTAGAAATGTTTCTTCTCAGACTTTATTCAGTGCGCTAACTGTGTCCTGCTTTCCTCTCTGAGCAGGCATGGCTGCAATCCACGAGGCCGTCCTGTCTGGGAACCTGGAGTGTGTGAAGCTCCTGGT
Coding sequences within:
- the ppp1r27b gene encoding protein phosphatase 1 regulatory subunit 27b; the protein is MMKYYHCPASQTLGIKPCSQDIPITCRGAASLKPIRSVHFPNDILFQDYVRQGELERIGRFIRAQRVTLDTIYHSGMAAIHEAVLSGNLECVKLLVQYGADIHQRDEEGWTPLHMACSDGFPDIARFLLSLGADPELENDCGEKPADLIDEDNKELLELFGLAAND